The genomic DNA GCCGACATCCGGACCGAGGAGGGCCGGCTCGTCGAATCGACGACCGAGACGATCGCTCGGGAAGCAGCCGGCTATCTCGGCGTGCGGTGAGGTGGCGTTCCGTCACCGTAGCACACAATACGCATCCCCTCTCCTCAGACGTGACCACTCCAACCGACGCAACCATCGACGAAGTCCCGATCGACGACTGAGACGCGGTGGTCGCGACTCTCGACGAGTTCGCCAACGAACTCGCCAAGACCGACGATGGCGTGGTCTGTGAGTTCGACCAAGGCGCGCGCTTTGCGGTCTCGGCGGACAGAACCGTCGAGGCCGGAATGGCGCTCCACGACTTCGCCGGTGGCGCGGACACGCTCGTCGTCGATCACGACGCCGAATCGATCACCGTCGTTGGCGACGGGACGGAGTACACGTTCCGGCAGCCCTGAACCGTTTCGGCCGCAAGTATAAATCAGAGAGCACCGTACTCGACGCCACCCGGTTTGGCGGTCGGATGCCGGACCGCTAGGCCGCCAGGCCACCCACCATCATGTCGGACGCATCGCCCGATCCGTCGTTCGAGATCCCTCATCCGCCGGAGCGACGCTATTCGCGCTACGATGGCCTCGAATACGGCGGTGGGACCGTCTTCGTACTGACGCCCGACGACGACATCGGGAACGACGAATTGGGCGCGCTTCTCGTGGGCGTGCTCGACGGCGAGACGTACACCTACGGCGACTGGTTCGACCTGCCGATGGCGCTGTACCTCGTCCACGACACTGAGACCGGCGACGTGTTTCGTGCGGCCGTTCGAGACGGGACCATCGAACTCCACGTCCTTCCCGAAACCGATCCTGCGGGTTTGCGCGGGCTCTACCGCCGGCTGTGTGCGACGAGTGACGCGACGTGGCGCGTCGAACGCCGAACCGACACCGAGTGAGTTCGACCCCTTCCCGGGCCATACTCGCGGCACCCGCAACCGACTTATTCACCCCACGGTATCCCTCGATATGACTGTCTCGCGCGAGGTCGAACTCTCGGGTCACATCATCGACTCGGGAATGATGCAGGCGTGTTTCGGCGCGATCATGGATCTCGGGGGATCGTTCGAGGTCGACGAGTTCCGGATCGGTCGGAGTGAAGTCGAGGAGTCCTACGCCCGACTCACTGTGTTCGCCGACACCGAACCCGAACTCCGCTCGATCGTCCACGAACTCCACCAGAACGGGGCGAACCCCTCCCATCCCGTGGACGCGAGCCTCGAACCCGCACCCGACGATCAGGTCGTGCCGCCCGACTTCTACTCCACCACTAACCACCCGACCGAGATCCGGTACGATGGCGAGTGGCTCTCCGTCGACCGGATCGAGATGGACTGTGCCGTCGTGGTCGAGGAGGGAGCCAGCGATGGTGGAGACGATGTGGATGGCAGCGGTGGACCGCGCGCGTACACGAAGGTGCTGAACGGGATCGAGGCGGACGATTCAGTAGTTACTGGCGAGACTGGAATCCGAGTCCGTCCGCCCGAACGTCCGCGCGATCGGGAGGGTGCATTCGGGTTCATGCAGGGCGGAGTCTCTTCGGAACGTCCTTCGGAGTCGACCATCACGAAGGTCGCCGAGGCGATCGCCGAGACCAAGCGCGAGGGCGGGTCGGTGCTTGCGGTCTGCGGACCGGCGCTGATCCACTCCGGGGCGCGTGAGGACCTCGCCCGCCTTGTCCGCGATGGGTACGTCGACATGCTGTCGGCGGGCAACGGTTTTGCGGTCCACGACCTCGAACGCGATCTGTACGGCACCTCGCTCGGGATGGACACCGAATCGCTCGATCACCCACGGAAGGGCCACAAACACCACATCTACACTATCAGCGAGATCATCCGCGCCGGCGGGATTCGGGAGGCCGTCGATGAGGAGCTCGTCGAGTCGGGCGTGATGTACGAATGTGTCGCCAATGACCGTCCCTACGTGCTCGCGGGCTCGATCCGTGACGACGGCCCGCTGCCCGACACGATCACCGACGCCGTCGAGGCCCAGAACGCGATCCGCGAGCAGGCCCACGAGGCCGATCTCGTGCTCATGCTCTCGACCCTCCTTCACTCGGTCGCGGTCGGCAACTGTCTGTCCTCGACGA from Halococcus saccharolyticus DSM 5350 includes the following:
- a CDS encoding ornithine cyclodeaminase; the encoded protein is MTVSREVELSGHIIDSGMMQACFGAIMDLGGSFEVDEFRIGRSEVEESYARLTVFADTEPELRSIVHELHQNGANPSHPVDASLEPAPDDQVVPPDFYSTTNHPTEIRYDGEWLSVDRIEMDCAVVVEEGASDGGDDVDGSGGPRAYTKVLNGIEADDSVVTGETGIRVRPPERPRDREGAFGFMQGGVSSERPSESTITKVAEAIAETKREGGSVLAVCGPALIHSGAREDLARLVRDGYVDMLSAGNGFAVHDLERDLYGTSLGMDTESLDHPRKGHKHHIYTISEIIRAGGIREAVDEELVESGVMYECVANDRPYVLAGSIRDDGPLPDTITDAVEAQNAIREQAHEADLVLMLSTLLHSVAVGNCLSSTTRVICVDINPATVTQLLDRGSAQAVGMVTDIGTFVPILAEQLLDE